The DNA region CCGAGACATGCAAACAGCGTGAGTGTTTTCATCTTCATGAGTCTTCCTTTTCGGTCTAATTCCAATTGTCAATCTTGAGATAGAATCCCGCCTCGCGGCTACCGTGATTGGCGAGGAATAGGTATTCCGGTTTTCCGTGCTTCCAGAGGATATGGGGGCGTTCCGAGCGCGAGAGTTCCTTTCCGAAATAGTGGGCATCCGTATTGTAGCTGAATTCGGGACGCCCCCAGTGAATGCCATCGGTGGACTTGAATAACAGCCCAGGTCGATTCCCTCCTGGCTTTGCGTTTTCCGACGGCTTGCCACTGAGCACGCTTGCGACATCCATGCGGTCTTCCGTGATCATGTAATAGGTGTCGCGGTAGAAGAACGCGTAGGGATCTTCGATGTCACGCTGCATGTCCTTGTAGCTGATCAAAGGATTCTCAGGACAATCCACGTACGGCCCATCGATCTTGTCCGCGATGGCAACGGAAATCTCTCTGAACCGTGATCCCTCCGACATGGACTTGTAGTAGATCCTGAATTTTCCTTCCCGGTCGACCAGGAAGCTGGGGTTGGAGGCATGCGCCGCATTAGGCGTTCCCGGTGTCGGCCGAATGATCGGATTGTTGGGATTCTCGGTCCACGGCCCGTCCAGCGATTTGGCCGTCGCGATCCCGATCGACTGCAAGCTGCCTTTCTCCACCGACTTCCATAAGAATACGAGCACGTAAGTATCTCCGACCTTCGAAATTTGCGGGTTGTGATACGTCCGCTGGTCACTTGAAAACAGGGTGCCGAGCAACTTATACGGTCCTTCAACGGAATCCGCCACATAGTGATTGATGATGCTCTTTGACTGCCAGTATCCCATCCCTCTCGCGCCCTTGTAGGGAATCGATGAATTGAAGATGTGCAGTTGGCCCTGCTCGTCATAGATGGGCGCCATCCCCCAGTTCCACCAGCCATCCTTAGCCAGCAAAATGAACTTCCCGGGAACGAGCGACTTTCCAAAGCCGGATTCCTTAATCGGCTCGTCGCCCCAGGAGAGAGAGGCAGGAACCAGTAGCAGCAGGCAGAGTATCGATCTTCCCAAATGCAGAGGTGGCTTAACGGCAAAAGCAATGTTCATCGTCATCATTCGGTAGGCCTCATGTTTCTGATTAATTTCATGTTCAGCGTTCTCCGTGATGGTTATCGCCAAGTGATTTTAACATCTCTTGTTTCGGTATTCACCCAAACGCTGGCATGCTCAAACTCACGGGTGAACTCCCAGCCATTGGGTGTCGTTCGCTGGTAAGCACCCTTGGGGGGTCCGAGCGGTTTTTTGAATAAGGAATAGTCGACCAACGCACCGGATGACAGCTTCCACCCCCAACTGTACATGAAATACGAATAGGGCTGTGCTCCGATCAGATAGCAAGCCAGAGCGAACTCCGCCTTCTCCTGGGAGAGCTCCGGCATATTCGGTTTCAGGTTCCTTCGGCCTGTCCCCTCGACGCCAAGGCGGAATACGGAAATCTTTCCATCCTTAGCATTCCTCAGCATATGTCCCCACTCGGCCAACAGGCTTTCCTTGCTGGATTTCACGGTCGCATAGTTTTCAAACATAACCGCGTCGCTGACGGGATAGACATACTTTGCGTCGTCGCTGTACGCATTGTTCGCGAGTAAGAGTTTGTCAGCGCCCATCCTCTGCTTGAGTGCGCTCATCATCTCGCCCATGGCCTTTTCGATTTCTGCCCCCTTCTCTTTACGAAGAGTAACGGAGCCGTGCATTTGATCAATGAAGGCGCCATCGCAGCCGGTGTCCCTTACACCTTTGGCCACCGTTTCCACCCACCACTCGCGGAAGTCGGGGTTCAAGACGTCGTAGCAGAAAGCGCCGTATCGATCGGCCAGCTTTCCCGTCGTGGGGTGGACGATCAGGAACTCTTTGAGCTCGGGATGTGCTTCGATCCGTTCCCTAGTGAAATCGTGGTTGTACGAGGTGTAGGGCCAGGCATAGGCGGCGTTGAAGTAGAACAACACCTTCATGTCGGGCTTGACCTTCTTGAAGGCCGCGGCTTCATGCTTGGCCCCCAGTTCAGCGGTTCCGAGTTGCTCCATGCCATGTGATTTCTCAATGCAGAGAAAATCCGTTTGCTCGGCGATGAACCGAACCTGCTCTGGACTCAGCACACGATTCTTGTCTCCGAACATGAAGTAGCGTGGCGTGGTCTCCCAACTAAATTTGGGATAGAAGTCCTTGGGTACGAAGCGACTTCCATCACTGTTCAGCAAAGAACTCGGCGCTTGCGAGCTTGGTGAATCCTCGGCTGTTACAACCGATGAAGCTGCAAGCAAAAGCAATACGAATCGCGGAAGTCCTGAGTAAAACATTTGAGTTCTCTCTATTTAGGTGGGTTAAACACCGGATTGATTCTGTCCGGAACGGGGGCATCGACGTCCGCCGTCCACTCCTTCAACTCTGCCAATAATCTCGCGGCGATTTCTGGCTGCTTAGCGGAAAGATCCTTCGATTCACCTTGATCCCTTACCACGTCGAACAACTTGACTGACTGGTCCTCGTAGTAGTAAAGCAGTTTGTATTTCCCTCGACGAATCACGGTTGCCGGAACACCGCGCCAATACGGACGTTCCGTGCCAAAAACCGGAAAGCTTCCCGGGGCAACTCCGTGATCGAGATCCGCATAGAGCGGGAAGTGCCAGAAAATGGCTCGATCAGAAATGGCTTTACCCATCATTAATGGAAGCAGAGAAACTCCATCGACGGGATATTTACTTTGCCCCAGCGACGTCCCGGCGAGCTCCGCAAACGTGGGAAGATAGTCCACAAAAGTAATCGGAGTCTCGCAGGTCGATCCAGGATGAA from Novipirellula artificiosorum includes:
- a CDS encoding glycoside hydrolase family protein; protein product: MMTMNIAFAVKPPLHLGRSILCLLLLVPASLSWGDEPIKESGFGKSLVPGKFILLAKDGWWNWGMAPIYDEQGQLHIFNSSIPYKGARGMGYWQSKSIINHYVADSVEGPYKLLGTLFSSDQRTYHNPQISKVGDTYVLVFLWKSVEKGSLQSIGIATAKSLDGPWTENPNNPIIRPTPGTPNAAHASNPSFLVDREGKFRIYYKSMSEGSRFREISVAIADKIDGPYVDCPENPLISYKDMQRDIEDPYAFFYRDTYYMITEDRMDVASVLSGKPSENAKPGGNRPGLLFKSTDGIHWGRPEFSYNTDAHYFGKELSRSERPHILWKHGKPEYLFLANHGSREAGFYLKIDNWN
- a CDS encoding putative glycoside hydrolase: MFYSGLPRFVLLLLAASSVVTAEDSPSSQAPSSLLNSDGSRFVPKDFYPKFSWETTPRYFMFGDKNRVLSPEQVRFIAEQTDFLCIEKSHGMEQLGTAELGAKHEAAAFKKVKPDMKVLFYFNAAYAWPYTSYNHDFTRERIEAHPELKEFLIVHPTTGKLADRYGAFCYDVLNPDFREWWVETVAKGVRDTGCDGAFIDQMHGSVTLRKEKGAEIEKAMGEMMSALKQRMGADKLLLANNAYSDDAKYVYPVSDAVMFENYATVKSSKESLLAEWGHMLRNAKDGKISVFRLGVEGTGRRNLKPNMPELSQEKAEFALACYLIGAQPYSYFMYSWGWKLSSGALVDYSLFKKPLGPPKGAYQRTTPNGWEFTREFEHASVWVNTETRDVKITWR